One window of the Gavia stellata isolate bGavSte3 chromosome 9, bGavSte3.hap2, whole genome shotgun sequence genome contains the following:
- the AFAP1L2 gene encoding actin filament-associated protein 1-like 2 isoform X5: MNKVTVHKQQGDEEKQDKALEQRNSVTNGDLGLHSSPPQKSLPDLPPPKIPETKQPPVPKIESPEGYYEEAEPYDVSVNEDGEAVSSSYESYDEEESSKGKSATHQWPSTEATIELMKDARICAFLWRKKWLGQWAKQLCVIKDTRLLCYKSSKDHSPQLDVNLLGCTVIHKEKQVRKKEHKLKIIPMNADVIVLGLQSKDQAEQWLRVIQETSGLLCEGGGEGNQYIPDSQRLSYPKVEVFERYSAASESGSSTDGHPETAETKDVKKKGTTGLKLSNLMNLGRKKSSSLDSPERSLETSSYLNVLVNSQWKSRWCQIKDGHLHFYQDKNRSKLAQQPLSLAGCEIIPEPSPEHLYSFRILHNGEERIILEAKSSEEMGHWLGLLLSESGSKTDPEEFTYDYVDAERVSCIVSAAKNSFFLMQRKYSEPNTYIDNLPKGRMQQEELYDDVDLPDLPAVRCLPEPDEAPPRMPTIKIQTQQQNIAFPQPAPELPAGTLPAGSPQPVPMHRPKLPLPAVETKLGKNRTEVEVKRFTEEKERLEKEKDEIRAQLTQLRKERRELKEMLAGSTDKILEQRLKEIEDECKKKESRRVDLELSLVEVKENLKKAESGPVTLGTAVDTTHLENAKSVSPANSAENSPVNSATALKNRPLSVMVTGKGTVLQKAKEWEKKGAS; encoded by the exons cgctggagcagagaaacTCCGTGACCAATGGAGACTTAGGACTGCATTCATCCCCTCCTCAGAAGAGCCTGCCGGACCTCCCTCCTCCCAAG attcctgaaacaaaacaacctcCGGTCCCCAAGATCGAATCCCCAGAGGGATATTATGAAGAGGCTGAGCCATATGATGTCTCTGTAAATG AAGATGGTGAAGCTGTTAGTAGCTCCTATGAATCTTATGATGAAGAAGAGAGCAGCAAAGGCAAGTCAGCAACCCATCAGTGGCCATCCACGGAGGCCACCATTGAGCTGATGAAGGATGCCCGCATCTGTGCATTCCTGTGGAGAAAGAAGTGGCTGGGACAGTGGGCAAAACAGCTGTGTGTTATCAAGGACACCAGGTTGCTG TGCTACAAGAGTTCTAAAGACCACAGCCCTCAGCTCGACGTGAATTTGCTGGGCTGCACTGTCAttcataaagaaaagcaagtgaggaagaaggagcacAAGCTGAAGATCATCCCCATGAACGCTGATGTCATcgtgctggggctgcagagtAAAGaccaggcagagcagtggctCAGG GTAATCCAGGAGACCAGTGGTCTGCTGTGCGAAGGAGGCGGTGAAGGCAACCAGTACATCCCAGATTCACAGCGTCTCAGTTATCCAAAG GTGGAGGTATTCGAGAGGTACTCTGCAGCCTCCGAGAGCGGGAGCAGCACGGATGGCCATCCAGAGACGGCCGAGACAAAAGATG TTAAGAAGAAGGGCACAACTGGTCTGAAACTGAGCAACCTGATGAACcttgggaggaaaaaatccaGCTCCCTGGATAGCCCAGAGAGATCCCTGGAGACTTCCA GTTACCTGAACGTGCTAGTGAACAGCCAATGGAAGTCCCGCTGGTGTCAGATAAAAGACGGTCATCTCCATTTCTACCAGGACAAGAACCGAAGCAAACTGGCTCAGCAGCCCTTGAGTTTGGCAGGTTGTGAAATTATCCCAGAGCCAAGCCCTGAACATCTCTACTCCTTCCGCATCCTGCACAATGGGGAAGAACGGATCATTCTGGAG GCAAAGTCCTCAGAAGAAATGGGCCACTGGCTGGGCCTCCTCTTGTCGGAGTCAGGTTCAAAAACAGACCCGGAGGAATTTACCTACGATTACGTGGATGCTGAGCGGGTTTCCTGCATTGTGAGCGCCGCAAAGAACTCCTTCTT CTTAATGCAGAGGAAGTACTCGGAGCCCAACACCTATATCGACAACCTGCCAAAGGGCAGGAtgcagcaggaggagctgtaCGACGACGTGGATCTGCCAGACCTGCCTGCGGTAAGATGCCTG CCGGAGCCCGATGAGGCACCACCACGGATGCCCACCATCAAAATCCAGACGCAGCAACAGAACATCGCCTTCCCCCAGCCGGCCCCCGAGCTGCCAGCGGGCACACTGCCGGCGGGCAGTCCCCAGCCGGTGCCCATGCACCGGCCCAAGCTGCCGCTGCCTG cagtggaaacCAAGCTGGGCAAGAACAGGACAGAGGTGGAGGTGAAGCGGTTTACAGAGGAGAAGGAGCggctggagaaggagaaggacgAAATCCGGGCTCAGCTCACCCAGCTGCGCAAGGAGAGGCGGGAGCTGAAGGAAATGCTTGCAGGCAGCACAG ACAAGATCCTGGAGCAGAGGCTGAAGGAGATAGAAGATGAATGCAAAAAGAAGGAGAGCCGGAGGGTGGACCTGGAGCTGAGCCTGGTGGAAGTGAAGGAGAACCTGAAGAAGGCAGAGTCTGGCCCTGTGACGCTGGGCACTGCTGTGGACACCACACACCTGGAGAAC GCAAAAAGTGTCAGTCCGGCAAACAGTGCTGAGAACTCACCAGTCAATTCAGCAACGGCTTTAAAAAACCGGCCTTTATCTGTCATGGTGACGGGGAAGGGAACAGTCCTACAGAAAGCTAAG GAATGGGAGAAGAAGGGAGCTAGTTAG
- the AFAP1L2 gene encoding actin filament-associated protein 1-like 2 isoform X4: MNKVTVHKQQGDEEKQDKALEQRNSVTNGDLGLHSSPPQKSLPDLPPPKIPETKQPPVPKIESPEGYYEEAEPYDVSVNEDGEAVSSSYESYDEEESSKGKSATHQWPSTEATIELMKDARICAFLWRKKWLGQWAKQLCVIKDTRLLCYKSSKDHSPQLDVNLLGCTVIHKEKQVRKKEHKLKIIPMNADVIVLGLQSKDQAEQWLRVIQETSGLLCEGGGEGNQYIPDSQRLSYPKVEVFERYSAASESGSSTDGHPETAETKDVKKKGTTGLKLSNLMNLGRKKSSSLDSPERSLETSSYLNVLVNSQWKSRWCQIKDGHLHFYQDKNRSKLAQQPLSLAGCEIIPEPSPEHLYSFRILHNGEERIILEAKSSEEMGHWLGLLLSESGSKTDPEEFTYDYVDAERVSCIVSAAKNSFFLMQRKYSEPNTYIDNLPKGRMQQEELYDDVDLPDLPAVRCLPEPDEAPPRMPTIKIQTQQQNIAFPQPAPELPAGTLPAGSPQPVPMHRPKLPLPAVETKLGKNRTEVEVKRFTEEKERLEKEKDEIRAQLTQLRKERRELKEMLAGSTDKILEQRLKEIEDECKKKESRRVDLELSLVEVKENLKKAESGPVTLGTAVDTTHLENAAPRAKSVSPANSAENSPVNSATALKNRPLSVMVTGKGTVLQKAKEWEKKGAS, translated from the exons cgctggagcagagaaacTCCGTGACCAATGGAGACTTAGGACTGCATTCATCCCCTCCTCAGAAGAGCCTGCCGGACCTCCCTCCTCCCAAG attcctgaaacaaaacaacctcCGGTCCCCAAGATCGAATCCCCAGAGGGATATTATGAAGAGGCTGAGCCATATGATGTCTCTGTAAATG AAGATGGTGAAGCTGTTAGTAGCTCCTATGAATCTTATGATGAAGAAGAGAGCAGCAAAGGCAAGTCAGCAACCCATCAGTGGCCATCCACGGAGGCCACCATTGAGCTGATGAAGGATGCCCGCATCTGTGCATTCCTGTGGAGAAAGAAGTGGCTGGGACAGTGGGCAAAACAGCTGTGTGTTATCAAGGACACCAGGTTGCTG TGCTACAAGAGTTCTAAAGACCACAGCCCTCAGCTCGACGTGAATTTGCTGGGCTGCACTGTCAttcataaagaaaagcaagtgaggaagaaggagcacAAGCTGAAGATCATCCCCATGAACGCTGATGTCATcgtgctggggctgcagagtAAAGaccaggcagagcagtggctCAGG GTAATCCAGGAGACCAGTGGTCTGCTGTGCGAAGGAGGCGGTGAAGGCAACCAGTACATCCCAGATTCACAGCGTCTCAGTTATCCAAAG GTGGAGGTATTCGAGAGGTACTCTGCAGCCTCCGAGAGCGGGAGCAGCACGGATGGCCATCCAGAGACGGCCGAGACAAAAGATG TTAAGAAGAAGGGCACAACTGGTCTGAAACTGAGCAACCTGATGAACcttgggaggaaaaaatccaGCTCCCTGGATAGCCCAGAGAGATCCCTGGAGACTTCCA GTTACCTGAACGTGCTAGTGAACAGCCAATGGAAGTCCCGCTGGTGTCAGATAAAAGACGGTCATCTCCATTTCTACCAGGACAAGAACCGAAGCAAACTGGCTCAGCAGCCCTTGAGTTTGGCAGGTTGTGAAATTATCCCAGAGCCAAGCCCTGAACATCTCTACTCCTTCCGCATCCTGCACAATGGGGAAGAACGGATCATTCTGGAG GCAAAGTCCTCAGAAGAAATGGGCCACTGGCTGGGCCTCCTCTTGTCGGAGTCAGGTTCAAAAACAGACCCGGAGGAATTTACCTACGATTACGTGGATGCTGAGCGGGTTTCCTGCATTGTGAGCGCCGCAAAGAACTCCTTCTT CTTAATGCAGAGGAAGTACTCGGAGCCCAACACCTATATCGACAACCTGCCAAAGGGCAGGAtgcagcaggaggagctgtaCGACGACGTGGATCTGCCAGACCTGCCTGCGGTAAGATGCCTG CCGGAGCCCGATGAGGCACCACCACGGATGCCCACCATCAAAATCCAGACGCAGCAACAGAACATCGCCTTCCCCCAGCCGGCCCCCGAGCTGCCAGCGGGCACACTGCCGGCGGGCAGTCCCCAGCCGGTGCCCATGCACCGGCCCAAGCTGCCGCTGCCTG cagtggaaacCAAGCTGGGCAAGAACAGGACAGAGGTGGAGGTGAAGCGGTTTACAGAGGAGAAGGAGCggctggagaaggagaaggacgAAATCCGGGCTCAGCTCACCCAGCTGCGCAAGGAGAGGCGGGAGCTGAAGGAAATGCTTGCAGGCAGCACAG ACAAGATCCTGGAGCAGAGGCTGAAGGAGATAGAAGATGAATGCAAAAAGAAGGAGAGCCGGAGGGTGGACCTGGAGCTGAGCCTGGTGGAAGTGAAGGAGAACCTGAAGAAGGCAGAGTCTGGCCCTGTGACGCTGGGCACTGCTGTGGACACCACACACCTGGAGAACGCAGCCCCCCGG GCAAAAAGTGTCAGTCCGGCAAACAGTGCTGAGAACTCACCAGTCAATTCAGCAACGGCTTTAAAAAACCGGCCTTTATCTGTCATGGTGACGGGGAAGGGAACAGTCCTACAGAAAGCTAAG GAATGGGAGAAGAAGGGAGCTAGTTAG
- the AFAP1L2 gene encoding actin filament-associated protein 1-like 2 isoform X2, which produces MNKVTVHKQQGDEEKQDKALEQRNSVTNGDLGLHSSPPQKSLPDLPPPKIPETKQPPVPKIESPEGYYEEAEPYDVSVNGISQLTLGGVLWLQVTEGVIYATITMEDGEAVSSSYESYDEEESSKGKSATHQWPSTEATIELMKDARICAFLWRKKWLGQWAKQLCVIKDTRLLCYKSSKDHSPQLDVNLLGCTVIHKEKQVRKKEHKLKIIPMNADVIVLGLQSKDQAEQWLRVIQETSGLLCEGGGEGNQYIPDSQRLSYPKVEVFERYSAASESGSSTDGHPETAETKDVKKKGTTGLKLSNLMNLGRKKSSSLDSPERSLETSSYLNVLVNSQWKSRWCQIKDGHLHFYQDKNRSKLAQQPLSLAGCEIIPEPSPEHLYSFRILHNGEERIILEAKSSEEMGHWLGLLLSESGSKTDPEEFTYDYVDAERVSCIVSAAKNSFFLMQRKYSEPNTYIDNLPKGRMQQEELYDDVDLPDLPAVRCLPEPDEAPPRMPTIKIQTQQQNIAFPQPAPELPAGTLPAGSPQPVPMHRPKLPLPAVETKLGKNRTEVEVKRFTEEKERLEKEKDEIRAQLTQLRKERRELKEMLAGSTDKILEQRLKEIEDECKKKESRRVDLELSLVEVKENLKKAESGPVTLGTAVDTTHLENAAPRAKSVSPANSAENSPVNSATALKNRPLSVMVTGKGTVLQKAKEWEKKGAS; this is translated from the exons cgctggagcagagaaacTCCGTGACCAATGGAGACTTAGGACTGCATTCATCCCCTCCTCAGAAGAGCCTGCCGGACCTCCCTCCTCCCAAG attcctgaaacaaaacaacctcCGGTCCCCAAGATCGAATCCCCAGAGGGATATTATGAAGAGGCTGAGCCATATGATGTCTCTGTAAATGGTATATCACAGCTAACTCTCGGGGGGGTTTTAT GGTTGCAGGTTACTGAGGGCGTTATTTATGCCACAATAACGATGG AAGATGGTGAAGCTGTTAGTAGCTCCTATGAATCTTATGATGAAGAAGAGAGCAGCAAAGGCAAGTCAGCAACCCATCAGTGGCCATCCACGGAGGCCACCATTGAGCTGATGAAGGATGCCCGCATCTGTGCATTCCTGTGGAGAAAGAAGTGGCTGGGACAGTGGGCAAAACAGCTGTGTGTTATCAAGGACACCAGGTTGCTG TGCTACAAGAGTTCTAAAGACCACAGCCCTCAGCTCGACGTGAATTTGCTGGGCTGCACTGTCAttcataaagaaaagcaagtgaggaagaaggagcacAAGCTGAAGATCATCCCCATGAACGCTGATGTCATcgtgctggggctgcagagtAAAGaccaggcagagcagtggctCAGG GTAATCCAGGAGACCAGTGGTCTGCTGTGCGAAGGAGGCGGTGAAGGCAACCAGTACATCCCAGATTCACAGCGTCTCAGTTATCCAAAG GTGGAGGTATTCGAGAGGTACTCTGCAGCCTCCGAGAGCGGGAGCAGCACGGATGGCCATCCAGAGACGGCCGAGACAAAAGATG TTAAGAAGAAGGGCACAACTGGTCTGAAACTGAGCAACCTGATGAACcttgggaggaaaaaatccaGCTCCCTGGATAGCCCAGAGAGATCCCTGGAGACTTCCA GTTACCTGAACGTGCTAGTGAACAGCCAATGGAAGTCCCGCTGGTGTCAGATAAAAGACGGTCATCTCCATTTCTACCAGGACAAGAACCGAAGCAAACTGGCTCAGCAGCCCTTGAGTTTGGCAGGTTGTGAAATTATCCCAGAGCCAAGCCCTGAACATCTCTACTCCTTCCGCATCCTGCACAATGGGGAAGAACGGATCATTCTGGAG GCAAAGTCCTCAGAAGAAATGGGCCACTGGCTGGGCCTCCTCTTGTCGGAGTCAGGTTCAAAAACAGACCCGGAGGAATTTACCTACGATTACGTGGATGCTGAGCGGGTTTCCTGCATTGTGAGCGCCGCAAAGAACTCCTTCTT CTTAATGCAGAGGAAGTACTCGGAGCCCAACACCTATATCGACAACCTGCCAAAGGGCAGGAtgcagcaggaggagctgtaCGACGACGTGGATCTGCCAGACCTGCCTGCGGTAAGATGCCTG CCGGAGCCCGATGAGGCACCACCACGGATGCCCACCATCAAAATCCAGACGCAGCAACAGAACATCGCCTTCCCCCAGCCGGCCCCCGAGCTGCCAGCGGGCACACTGCCGGCGGGCAGTCCCCAGCCGGTGCCCATGCACCGGCCCAAGCTGCCGCTGCCTG cagtggaaacCAAGCTGGGCAAGAACAGGACAGAGGTGGAGGTGAAGCGGTTTACAGAGGAGAAGGAGCggctggagaaggagaaggacgAAATCCGGGCTCAGCTCACCCAGCTGCGCAAGGAGAGGCGGGAGCTGAAGGAAATGCTTGCAGGCAGCACAG ACAAGATCCTGGAGCAGAGGCTGAAGGAGATAGAAGATGAATGCAAAAAGAAGGAGAGCCGGAGGGTGGACCTGGAGCTGAGCCTGGTGGAAGTGAAGGAGAACCTGAAGAAGGCAGAGTCTGGCCCTGTGACGCTGGGCACTGCTGTGGACACCACACACCTGGAGAACGCAGCCCCCCGG GCAAAAAGTGTCAGTCCGGCAAACAGTGCTGAGAACTCACCAGTCAATTCAGCAACGGCTTTAAAAAACCGGCCTTTATCTGTCATGGTGACGGGGAAGGGAACAGTCCTACAGAAAGCTAAG GAATGGGAGAAGAAGGGAGCTAGTTAG
- the AFAP1L2 gene encoding actin filament-associated protein 1-like 2 isoform X1, with the protein MNKVTVHKQQGDEEKQDKALEQRNSVTNGDLGLHSSPPQKSLPDLPPPKIPETKQPPVPKIESPEGYYEEAEPYDVSVNEDGEAVSSSYESYDEEESSKGKSATHQWPSTEATIELMKDARICAFLWRKKWLGQWAKQLCVIKDTRLLCYKSSKDHSPQLDVNLLGCTVIHKEKQVRKKEHKLKIIPMNADVIVLGLQSKDQAEQWLRVIQETSGLLCEGGGEGNQYIPDSQRLSYPKVEVFERYSAASESGSSTDGHPETAETKDVKKKGTTGLKLSNLMNLGRKKSSSLDSPERSLETSSYLNVLVNSQWKSRWCQIKDGHLHFYQDKNRSKLAQQPLSLAGCEIIPEPSPEHLYSFRILHNGEERIILEAKSSEEMGHWLGLLLSESGSKTDPEEFTYDYVDAERVSCIVSAAKNSFFLMQRKYSEPNTYIDNLPKGRMQQEELYDDVDLPDLPAEEVPKSESKLEGDQDRVYLDLTPVKSFLHCAGKKSCQPSPLSSPSLERADHNAAAESTAETALVAKEAELCSKAMETSEQKHPEKPEPDEAPPRMPTIKIQTQQQNIAFPQPAPELPAGTLPAGSPQPVPMHRPKLPLPAAAVETKLGKNRTEVEVKRFTEEKERLEKEKDEIRAQLTQLRKERRELKEMLAGSTDKILEQRLKEIEDECKKKESRRVDLELSLVEVKENLKKAESGPVTLGTAVDTTHLENAAPRAKSVSPANSAENSPVNSATALKNRPLSVMVTGKGTVLQKAKEWEKKGAS; encoded by the exons cgctggagcagagaaacTCCGTGACCAATGGAGACTTAGGACTGCATTCATCCCCTCCTCAGAAGAGCCTGCCGGACCTCCCTCCTCCCAAG attcctgaaacaaaacaacctcCGGTCCCCAAGATCGAATCCCCAGAGGGATATTATGAAGAGGCTGAGCCATATGATGTCTCTGTAAATG AAGATGGTGAAGCTGTTAGTAGCTCCTATGAATCTTATGATGAAGAAGAGAGCAGCAAAGGCAAGTCAGCAACCCATCAGTGGCCATCCACGGAGGCCACCATTGAGCTGATGAAGGATGCCCGCATCTGTGCATTCCTGTGGAGAAAGAAGTGGCTGGGACAGTGGGCAAAACAGCTGTGTGTTATCAAGGACACCAGGTTGCTG TGCTACAAGAGTTCTAAAGACCACAGCCCTCAGCTCGACGTGAATTTGCTGGGCTGCACTGTCAttcataaagaaaagcaagtgaggaagaaggagcacAAGCTGAAGATCATCCCCATGAACGCTGATGTCATcgtgctggggctgcagagtAAAGaccaggcagagcagtggctCAGG GTAATCCAGGAGACCAGTGGTCTGCTGTGCGAAGGAGGCGGTGAAGGCAACCAGTACATCCCAGATTCACAGCGTCTCAGTTATCCAAAG GTGGAGGTATTCGAGAGGTACTCTGCAGCCTCCGAGAGCGGGAGCAGCACGGATGGCCATCCAGAGACGGCCGAGACAAAAGATG TTAAGAAGAAGGGCACAACTGGTCTGAAACTGAGCAACCTGATGAACcttgggaggaaaaaatccaGCTCCCTGGATAGCCCAGAGAGATCCCTGGAGACTTCCA GTTACCTGAACGTGCTAGTGAACAGCCAATGGAAGTCCCGCTGGTGTCAGATAAAAGACGGTCATCTCCATTTCTACCAGGACAAGAACCGAAGCAAACTGGCTCAGCAGCCCTTGAGTTTGGCAGGTTGTGAAATTATCCCAGAGCCAAGCCCTGAACATCTCTACTCCTTCCGCATCCTGCACAATGGGGAAGAACGGATCATTCTGGAG GCAAAGTCCTCAGAAGAAATGGGCCACTGGCTGGGCCTCCTCTTGTCGGAGTCAGGTTCAAAAACAGACCCGGAGGAATTTACCTACGATTACGTGGATGCTGAGCGGGTTTCCTGCATTGTGAGCGCCGCAAAGAACTCCTTCTT CTTAATGCAGAGGAAGTACTCGGAGCCCAACACCTATATCGACAACCTGCCAAAGGGCAGGAtgcagcaggaggagctgtaCGACGACGTGGATCTGCCAGACCTGCCTGCG GAAGAAGTACCCAAGAGCGAGAGCAAATTGGAGGGAGACCAAGACAGAGTGTACCTGGATCTCACCCCAGTGAAGTCCTTCCTACACTGTGCTGGCAAGAAATCATGCCAGCCTTCACCCCTCAGCTCACCATCTTTGGAAAGGGCTGACCACAACGCTGCGGCAGAGAGCACAGCCGAGACAGCCCTCGTGGCTAAGGAAGCCGAGCTCTGCAGTAAGGCGATGGAGACCTCGGAGCAG AAACACCCAGAGAAGCCGGAGCCCGATGAGGCACCACCACGGATGCCCACCATCAAAATCCAGACGCAGCAACAGAACATCGCCTTCCCCCAGCCGGCCCCCGAGCTGCCAGCGGGCACACTGCCGGCGGGCAGTCCCCAGCCGGTGCCCATGCACCGGCCCAAGCTGCCGCTGCCTG cagcagcagtggaaacCAAGCTGGGCAAGAACAGGACAGAGGTGGAGGTGAAGCGGTTTACAGAGGAGAAGGAGCggctggagaaggagaaggacgAAATCCGGGCTCAGCTCACCCAGCTGCGCAAGGAGAGGCGGGAGCTGAAGGAAATGCTTGCAGGCAGCACAG ACAAGATCCTGGAGCAGAGGCTGAAGGAGATAGAAGATGAATGCAAAAAGAAGGAGAGCCGGAGGGTGGACCTGGAGCTGAGCCTGGTGGAAGTGAAGGAGAACCTGAAGAAGGCAGAGTCTGGCCCTGTGACGCTGGGCACTGCTGTGGACACCACACACCTGGAGAACGCAGCCCCCCGG GCAAAAAGTGTCAGTCCGGCAAACAGTGCTGAGAACTCACCAGTCAATTCAGCAACGGCTTTAAAAAACCGGCCTTTATCTGTCATGGTGACGGGGAAGGGAACAGTCCTACAGAAAGCTAAG GAATGGGAGAAGAAGGGAGCTAGTTAG
- the AFAP1L2 gene encoding actin filament-associated protein 1-like 2 isoform X3 translates to MNKVTVHKQQGDEEKQDKALEQRNSVTNGDLGLHSSPPQKSLPDLPPPKIPETKQPPVPKIESPEGYYEEAEPYDVSVNGISQLTLGGVLWLQVTEGVIYATITMEDGEAVSSSYESYDEEESSKGKSATHQWPSTEATIELMKDARICAFLWRKKWLGQWAKQLCVIKDTRLLCYKSSKDHSPQLDVNLLGCTVIHKEKQVRKKEHKLKIIPMNADVIVLGLQSKDQAEQWLRVIQETSGLLCEGGGEGNQYIPDSQRLSYPKVEVFERYSAASESGSSTDGHPETAETKDVKKKGTTGLKLSNLMNLGRKKSSSLDSPERSLETSSYLNVLVNSQWKSRWCQIKDGHLHFYQDKNRSKLAQQPLSLAGCEIIPEPSPEHLYSFRILHNGEERIILEAKSSEEMGHWLGLLLSESGSKTDPEEFTYDYVDAERVSCIVSAAKNSFFLMQRKYSEPNTYIDNLPKGRMQQEELYDDVDLPDLPAVRCLPEPDEAPPRMPTIKIQTQQQNIAFPQPAPELPAGTLPAGSPQPVPMHRPKLPLPAVETKLGKNRTEVEVKRFTEEKERLEKEKDEIRAQLTQLRKERRELKEMLAGSTDKILEQRLKEIEDECKKKESRRVDLELSLVEVKENLKKAESGPVTLGTAVDTTHLENAKSVSPANSAENSPVNSATALKNRPLSVMVTGKGTVLQKAKEWEKKGAS, encoded by the exons cgctggagcagagaaacTCCGTGACCAATGGAGACTTAGGACTGCATTCATCCCCTCCTCAGAAGAGCCTGCCGGACCTCCCTCCTCCCAAG attcctgaaacaaaacaacctcCGGTCCCCAAGATCGAATCCCCAGAGGGATATTATGAAGAGGCTGAGCCATATGATGTCTCTGTAAATGGTATATCACAGCTAACTCTCGGGGGGGTTTTAT GGTTGCAGGTTACTGAGGGCGTTATTTATGCCACAATAACGATGG AAGATGGTGAAGCTGTTAGTAGCTCCTATGAATCTTATGATGAAGAAGAGAGCAGCAAAGGCAAGTCAGCAACCCATCAGTGGCCATCCACGGAGGCCACCATTGAGCTGATGAAGGATGCCCGCATCTGTGCATTCCTGTGGAGAAAGAAGTGGCTGGGACAGTGGGCAAAACAGCTGTGTGTTATCAAGGACACCAGGTTGCTG TGCTACAAGAGTTCTAAAGACCACAGCCCTCAGCTCGACGTGAATTTGCTGGGCTGCACTGTCAttcataaagaaaagcaagtgaggaagaaggagcacAAGCTGAAGATCATCCCCATGAACGCTGATGTCATcgtgctggggctgcagagtAAAGaccaggcagagcagtggctCAGG GTAATCCAGGAGACCAGTGGTCTGCTGTGCGAAGGAGGCGGTGAAGGCAACCAGTACATCCCAGATTCACAGCGTCTCAGTTATCCAAAG GTGGAGGTATTCGAGAGGTACTCTGCAGCCTCCGAGAGCGGGAGCAGCACGGATGGCCATCCAGAGACGGCCGAGACAAAAGATG TTAAGAAGAAGGGCACAACTGGTCTGAAACTGAGCAACCTGATGAACcttgggaggaaaaaatccaGCTCCCTGGATAGCCCAGAGAGATCCCTGGAGACTTCCA GTTACCTGAACGTGCTAGTGAACAGCCAATGGAAGTCCCGCTGGTGTCAGATAAAAGACGGTCATCTCCATTTCTACCAGGACAAGAACCGAAGCAAACTGGCTCAGCAGCCCTTGAGTTTGGCAGGTTGTGAAATTATCCCAGAGCCAAGCCCTGAACATCTCTACTCCTTCCGCATCCTGCACAATGGGGAAGAACGGATCATTCTGGAG GCAAAGTCCTCAGAAGAAATGGGCCACTGGCTGGGCCTCCTCTTGTCGGAGTCAGGTTCAAAAACAGACCCGGAGGAATTTACCTACGATTACGTGGATGCTGAGCGGGTTTCCTGCATTGTGAGCGCCGCAAAGAACTCCTTCTT CTTAATGCAGAGGAAGTACTCGGAGCCCAACACCTATATCGACAACCTGCCAAAGGGCAGGAtgcagcaggaggagctgtaCGACGACGTGGATCTGCCAGACCTGCCTGCGGTAAGATGCCTG CCGGAGCCCGATGAGGCACCACCACGGATGCCCACCATCAAAATCCAGACGCAGCAACAGAACATCGCCTTCCCCCAGCCGGCCCCCGAGCTGCCAGCGGGCACACTGCCGGCGGGCAGTCCCCAGCCGGTGCCCATGCACCGGCCCAAGCTGCCGCTGCCTG cagtggaaacCAAGCTGGGCAAGAACAGGACAGAGGTGGAGGTGAAGCGGTTTACAGAGGAGAAGGAGCggctggagaaggagaaggacgAAATCCGGGCTCAGCTCACCCAGCTGCGCAAGGAGAGGCGGGAGCTGAAGGAAATGCTTGCAGGCAGCACAG ACAAGATCCTGGAGCAGAGGCTGAAGGAGATAGAAGATGAATGCAAAAAGAAGGAGAGCCGGAGGGTGGACCTGGAGCTGAGCCTGGTGGAAGTGAAGGAGAACCTGAAGAAGGCAGAGTCTGGCCCTGTGACGCTGGGCACTGCTGTGGACACCACACACCTGGAGAAC GCAAAAAGTGTCAGTCCGGCAAACAGTGCTGAGAACTCACCAGTCAATTCAGCAACGGCTTTAAAAAACCGGCCTTTATCTGTCATGGTGACGGGGAAGGGAACAGTCCTACAGAAAGCTAAG GAATGGGAGAAGAAGGGAGCTAGTTAG